A DNA window from Bos javanicus breed banteng chromosome 10, ARS-OSU_banteng_1.0, whole genome shotgun sequence contains the following coding sequences:
- the KATNBL1 gene encoding KATNB1-like protein 1: MASETHNVKKRNFCNHTEDHSIDLPRKRISNFTNKNMKEVKKSPKQLATYITRTVGQAVKSPDKLRKVIYRRKKVHHPIQNPCYRKKQSPKSGGCVMANKENELACAGHLPEKLRHDSRTYLINTSDSGSSQTESPSSKYSGFFSEVSQDHETMAQVLFSRNLRLNVALTFWRKRSISELVAYLVRIEDLGVVVDCLPVLTNSLQEEKQYISLGCCVDLLPLVKSLLKSRFEEYIIVGLNWLQAVIKRWWSELSSKTEIMNDGNIQILKQQLSGLWEQENHLTLVPGYTGNIAKDVDAYLLQLH, translated from the exons ATGGCATCTGAAACCCACAATGTTAAAAAACGCAACTTTTGTAATCATACTGAGGATCATTCCATTGATCTTCCTAGAAAAAGGATCTCTAATTTCACTAATAAGAACATGAAGGAG GTTAAGAAATCTCCAAAACAGTTGGCTACTTACATAACTAG AACAGTTGGACAAGCTGTGAAAAGCCCAGATAAACTACGTAAGGTGATCTATAGAAGAAAGAAAGTTCATCATCCTATTCAAAATCCTTGTTACAGAAAAAAGCAGTCCCCTAAAAGTGGGGGCTGTGTCAtggcaaataaagaaaatgaactggCTTGTGCAGGCCACCTCCCTGAAAAATTACGGCATGATAGCCGAACATATTTGATTAACACCAGTGATTCTGGTTCTTCACAGACAGAAAGCCCATCATCAAAATATAGTGGCTTTTTTTCTGAG gtttctcaggaccaTGAAACAATGGCACAGGTTTTGTTCAGCAGGAACTTGAGATTGAATGTAGCTTTAACTTTCTGGAGAAAGAGAAGTATTAGTGAACTTGTAGCATATTTAGTAAG GATAGAGGACCTTGGAGTTGTGGTGGATTGCCTTCCCGTGCTCACCAATAG tttacaGGAGGAAAAACAGTATATCTCACTTGGCTGCTGTGTAGATTTGTTGCCTCTAGTAAAGTCACTACTTAAAAGCAGATTTGAAGA ATACATAATAGTTGGTTTAAACTGGCTTCAAGCAGTCATTAAAAGGTGGTGGTCAGAACTATCATccaaaacagaaattatgaacgaTGG aaatattcagattttaaaacagCAATTAAGTGGGTTGTGGGAACAGGAAAACCATCTTACTTTGGTTCCAGGATATACTGGTAATATAGCCAAG GATGTAGATGCTTATTTATTACAGTTGCATTGA